One Succinivibrio dextrinosolvens DNA window includes the following coding sequences:
- a CDS encoding TM2 domain-containing protein: MAKILQVSTSTVTIGMDDNSLKEFDISCCSGFIPEVGMEVSVYTDGNKTIITKSSTFASSIVNISADNQKKHKVSKVIYVLLAFFLGGLGIHKFYAGHIFLGILYLIFCWTGIPAFIALIEFIIGLCKEADSEGRIEV, encoded by the coding sequence ATGGCAAAAATTCTGCAGGTGTCAACCTCAACTGTGACAATAGGTATGGATGATAACAGTCTTAAGGAATTTGATATCTCCTGCTGCTCAGGCTTTATTCCAGAGGTGGGAATGGAGGTTTCTGTATATACAGACGGTAATAAGACAATCATTACCAAGTCCTCCACATTTGCCTCTTCTATCGTGAATATTTCCGCAGATAACCAGAAAAAGCATAAGGTAAGTAAGGTGATATATGTGCTTCTAGCATTCTTCCTGGGCGGTTTGGGGATTCATAAATTTTATGCAGGACATATCTTTTTAGGTATTCTTTATCTGATTTTCTGCTGGACTGGTATTCCTGCATTCATTGCTTTAATAGAGTTTATTATTGGTCTATGCAAGGAAGCTGATTCCGAAGGAAGAATTGAGGTTTAA